In Terriglobales bacterium, the genomic window GCAGTGATCGGGTACGCGACATCGCTGGAGGTGGCGTACTCATGGGGGAACCTGACCGGGATGTCGCTGGTAGCTGCGATCGGGCTGTTGTCGCTCGGAATGGGAATGTTGGGCATGGCGTGGCGAGCGGGCCAGCGCATGGAAAAGGCAATTCCGTCGTGGGCACCACTTCCCCTCGTCATCATTCTCGCCAGCATGACGGTGCTGCTGCGGCATGCGGTGTTGCACGTTGGCACCAGAGGAAACCTTGTTGCGGACCTGGTGCTGGTCACAGGCTTAGGAATGGCAGTGCTGACGGGTGTGGCCGTGCGGCTGGCGCAGGTCACGGCGACGAGGAACCACGAGCTGCACTCGCTGAGCGAACAGCTGGAGGCACAGCAGTTCTATTCACGCTCGCTGATCGAGGCCAGCCTGGACCCGCTGGTGACCATCAGCCGCGAAGGCAAAATCACGGATGTGAACCGGGCCACGGAAGCGGTGACCGGCATCTCCCGCGAGCGACTGCTCGGCAGTGATTTCTGCGATTACTTCACCGAACCTCAGCAAGCGCGCGCCGGATACCAGCAGGTGTTTGCCGA contains:
- a CDS encoding PAS domain S-box protein is translated as MTRKTTGPDEVRGADSVGQKVGTRVAVSAGAVCCVIGSATMLAWHAHLKALLIITPMSTPMRYNAALAFLLCGVGLIASAWERSRITLGSAAAVGVIGIVTALEYLLGKSFGIDELLFDQYAIGARTVGARMAPNTAVAFITASAALLLLARRNRSRWGSLVAALLASVTFVLGVVAVIGYATSLEVAYSWGNLTGMSLVAAIGLLSLGMGMLGMAWRAGQRMEKAIPSWAPLPLVIILASMTVLLRHAVLHVGTRGNLVADLVLVTGLGMAVLTGVAVRLAQVTATRNHELHSLSEQLEAQQFYSRSLIEASLDPLVTISREGKITDVNRATEAVTGISRERLLGSDFCDYFTEPQQARAGYQQVFA